The following coding sequences lie in one Pontibacter sp. G13 genomic window:
- the ligA gene encoding NAD-dependent DNA ligase LigA, whose protein sequence is MTPQEHIQQLTEELNQHNYRYYVLAQPSISDFEFDQKLKELEALEHAHPEFKLPDSPTERVGGAITKEFANFTHVRPMLSLNNSYSRDEITEFDQQVMKLAGGKPYTYILEHKFDGVSLSLHYEQGQLVRAVTRGDGVAGDDITANAKTIPTVPLKLMGTGYPDQLEVRGEVVMPLVAFAELNQQREQEGLPLLANPRNTTAGTLKMQDSKAVAQREMTFYGYQLFTDDPITQTDEENFQLLASWGFKQSGADRTCQKLEDIFEYLSEWEEKRHDLPYEIDGIVIKVNELELRPEIGNTSKAPRWAIAYKYKAEDAVTKLESVSFQVGRTGKVTPVANLSPVLLAGTTVKRASIHNADEIGRLGLHEGDTVRVEKGGEIIPKITGVVLDSRNPEAKPIKFLTHCPDCGTELVREEGDANHYCPNTTSCPPQVKGRIIHFASRKAMDIDGLGTEIVNQLVDERLVSNYADLYDLTFEQLVSLERFAELSAQNLLAGIEASKEKPFAKVLFGLGIRFVGETVAKKLARHYGSITALGAASQEDLEQVPDIGGRIAERVVEFFEISDNRELLERLQQSGLRLEQEEKSTGSNALSGKSFVISGVFSSHSREEMKQMIETLGGEIKSSLSKKTHFLLAGENAGPSKLNKAQNLGITVISEEEFLHLINGMD, encoded by the coding sequence TTGACACCCCAAGAACACATCCAGCAGCTGACCGAAGAGCTGAACCAGCACAACTATCGCTACTACGTACTGGCACAGCCCTCCATCTCTGATTTCGAGTTTGACCAGAAACTCAAGGAACTCGAAGCCCTCGAACACGCCCATCCGGAATTCAAGTTACCCGACAGTCCCACCGAGCGTGTGGGTGGGGCCATCACCAAGGAGTTTGCCAATTTCACGCATGTTCGCCCCATGCTGAGTCTAAACAACAGCTATTCCCGGGACGAAATCACGGAATTCGACCAGCAGGTCATGAAGCTGGCAGGCGGCAAGCCCTACACCTATATCTTGGAGCACAAATTCGATGGCGTTTCCCTCAGTCTTCACTATGAGCAAGGCCAGCTCGTACGGGCAGTTACCCGCGGAGACGGGGTCGCAGGAGATGACATCACCGCCAATGCCAAGACGATCCCCACCGTGCCACTCAAATTGATGGGGACGGGCTATCCCGATCAGCTAGAAGTCCGAGGCGAGGTGGTCATGCCATTGGTTGCCTTTGCAGAGCTGAATCAGCAACGGGAGCAAGAAGGACTTCCCTTGCTGGCCAATCCACGCAACACCACCGCGGGCACCCTCAAGATGCAGGATTCCAAGGCAGTAGCCCAACGCGAAATGACATTTTATGGGTATCAGCTATTCACAGACGATCCCATCACCCAGACCGACGAAGAGAATTTCCAGCTATTGGCGAGCTGGGGATTCAAGCAGAGCGGCGCAGATCGGACCTGCCAAAAGTTGGAGGATATCTTCGAGTATCTATCCGAATGGGAAGAAAAGCGTCATGACCTTCCTTATGAAATAGACGGGATCGTCATCAAGGTCAATGAGCTCGAATTGAGGCCCGAAATCGGCAATACCTCCAAAGCTCCCCGCTGGGCCATCGCCTACAAATACAAAGCCGAGGATGCCGTCACCAAATTGGAGTCTGTCTCCTTTCAAGTGGGCCGCACAGGAAAAGTGACCCCAGTGGCCAACCTCTCCCCTGTACTTCTGGCAGGAACGACGGTCAAACGAGCCTCCATCCACAACGCAGATGAAATCGGCCGACTCGGTCTCCATGAAGGAGATACGGTCCGCGTGGAAAAAGGCGGGGAGATCATCCCCAAAATCACCGGTGTGGTGCTGGATAGCAGGAATCCCGAAGCCAAACCGATCAAATTCCTGACGCACTGTCCCGATTGCGGGACGGAATTGGTACGAGAGGAGGGAGATGCCAATCACTACTGCCCGAATACAACCTCCTGTCCCCCACAGGTGAAAGGTCGGATCATCCACTTTGCCAGTAGAAAGGCCATGGACATCGACGGTTTGGGTACGGAAATTGTGAATCAATTGGTGGACGAGAGGCTTGTGAGCAATTATGCCGACCTCTACGACCTCACCTTTGAGCAGTTGGTGTCCTTGGAGCGATTTGCGGAATTGTCTGCCCAGAACCTACTTGCCGGCATTGAGGCGAGTAAGGAAAAACCTTTTGCCAAAGTCCTGTTTGGACTGGGAATCCGGTTTGTGGGCGAGACAGTCGCCAAGAAACTCGCGCGGCATTATGGCTCCATCACAGCCTTGGGAGCGGCATCCCAAGAAGATTTGGAGCAAGTTCCCGACATTGGGGGGCGAATCGCAGAGCGGGTAGTCGAATTTTTCGAGATTTCCGATAATCGCGAGTTGTTGGAAAGACTCCAACAGTCAGGATTGCGGCTTGAACAGGAGGAAAAAAGCACTGGATCGAACGCCCTGTCTGGGAAAAGTTTTGTAATTTCAGGGGTCTTTTCCTCGCATAGTCGAGAGGAAATGAAGCAGATGATTGAAACGCTTGGCGGAGAAATCAAGAGCTCGTTATCGAAAAAAACGCACTTCCTGCTTGCAGGAGAAAATGCTGGCCCTTCAAAACTCAACAAGGCTCAAAATCTGGGAATTACGGTGATCTCTGAAGAAGAATTTTTGCACCTGATTAATGGAATGGATTAA
- a CDS encoding ATP-binding cassette domain-containing protein → MSIEIHNLRKSFGEKEVLKGIDFHFERGKINMIIGASGSGKSVMLKCLVGLHKPDMGEILYDGEDFLAADKKELKDIRKNIGMLFQGSALFDSFTVEENVAFPLRTFSKMKSAEIKDRVNFCLQRVNLEGVNALYPSEISGGMQKRVGIARAIAMNPKYLFVDEPNSGLDPLTASVIDKLIQELTYEYNMTTVVVSHDLNSVMNIGDKIMYLYHGLKEWEGSNKDIMYSGNENLDKFVFVSDLIKR, encoded by the coding sequence ATGTCGATAGAAATTCACAATTTGCGGAAATCCTTCGGGGAGAAGGAAGTGTTGAAAGGCATCGATTTCCACTTTGAGCGGGGCAAGATCAACATGATCATCGGCGCCAGTGGTAGTGGTAAGAGTGTGATGCTGAAGTGTCTGGTCGGATTGCACAAGCCAGATATGGGAGAGATCCTGTATGACGGCGAGGACTTTCTGGCGGCGGACAAGAAGGAATTGAAGGATATCCGAAAGAATATCGGGATGCTGTTTCAGGGTTCCGCGCTTTTCGATTCATTCACGGTCGAGGAGAATGTGGCCTTTCCTCTGCGGACTTTTTCCAAGATGAAATCCGCTGAAATCAAGGATCGGGTGAATTTCTGCCTACAGCGCGTGAATCTGGAAGGTGTGAATGCGCTCTATCCTTCCGAGATTTCCGGGGGTATGCAAAAACGGGTGGGGATCGCCCGGGCCATCGCCATGAATCCCAAATACCTGTTTGTCGACGAACCCAACTCCGGGCTCGATCCCCTGACAGCCTCCGTCATTGACAAGCTGATTCAGGAATTGACCTATGAATACAATATGACCACCGTGGTCGTTTCCCATGATTTGAACAGTGTGATGAACATTGGCGACAAGATCATGTACCTGTATCACGGCCTCAAGGAGTGGGAAGGCTCCAACAAGGACATCATGTATTCCGGCAATGAGAATTTGGACAAATTCGTCTTTGTCTCCGACCTGATCAAACGCTGA
- a CDS encoding M28 family peptidase translates to MTAQTHESDLLDYVRILEGSSSFKRKQALLSILQSLDISPTLHRYRSGENILIQPTRKPFVAIGSHFDVVPNSPGANDNASAMAVTLGVMRHFQAHPTQHIGVAYWIFDEEETGLKGSSAYVREHGTDGLIALANLELVGMGEQLAIWPLQPFSRGVLVDEIESSADHRGIAHHRFNQIILNTADHESFHLQGFPDAFTLTAVSQEDLEVAQHFIKAQSFDVDRQTLWSILGKAPLVQHYHQPSDQSIHLSESSLQWVTRVLIDAIEAVDAQFGRG, encoded by the coding sequence ATGACAGCACAAACGCACGAATCAGACTTACTGGACTATGTCCGGATCTTGGAAGGGAGCTCTTCCTTCAAGCGCAAACAGGCGCTCCTGTCCATCCTGCAATCCCTCGACATCTCCCCCACCCTCCATCGATACCGCTCGGGAGAAAACATCTTGATCCAGCCCACCCGGAAACCCTTTGTCGCCATCGGCAGTCATTTCGATGTGGTACCCAACTCTCCAGGCGCCAACGACAACGCCTCCGCGATGGCCGTGACTTTGGGCGTCATGCGCCACTTCCAAGCACATCCCACCCAACACATCGGGGTTGCCTATTGGATTTTCGATGAGGAAGAAACGGGGCTCAAGGGATCATCAGCCTATGTGCGGGAACATGGAACGGATGGATTGATCGCGCTTGCCAATCTCGAACTGGTGGGCATGGGGGAGCAATTGGCCATTTGGCCGCTCCAGCCTTTCTCGCGGGGAGTCCTGGTGGATGAGATTGAATCCTCCGCAGACCATCGGGGAATTGCCCACCATCGCTTCAACCAGATCATCCTGAATACTGCCGATCATGAATCTTTTCACCTGCAGGGGTTTCCAGATGCATTCACCTTGACGGCTGTCAGCCAGGAAGATCTAGAGGTCGCGCAGCATTTCATCAAGGCCCAGAGCTTCGATGTGGATCGACAGACACTCTGGAGTATTTTGGGCAAGGCTCCACTGGTCCAGCACTATCACCAGCCAAGCGATCAATCCATCCATCTTTCGGAAAGCAGTCTGCAATGGGTGACTCGGGTGCTGATCGATGCGATTGAGGCTGTGGATGCACAATTTGGGAGGGGATAA
- a CDS encoding M13 family metallopeptidase: MRNSFFIASGVALGLVGGLTSCTTPGGTGEAGHHGHDHVHVPAFEVSSLDTSIAPCHDFFQYTSGGWIENNPIPETEGRWGRFNLLGEENNAKLKAIMEELVASEELAKGSHQQLVGDYFYTAMDSAKIEADGLKYIQPYLDAIVAVASIEEMVELLAKHQTMGFGGPYAMYVSPDQKNSEVHVLGFSQSGLGLPDRDYYLKDDERSTGIQEAYRKHIANMFVLAGGEEAKAQADAQAIYDLETKMAEIQMSRVDRRNPYNTYNNMTVADLQASAPGLLIDRYMATRGYDVDTLIVGMPDYAAGLSKLFQSESLDTWKAYMHFHALSSKASQLPKVFVEENFDFYSRTLRGTQEMKPRWKRALAFVGGGLGEQVGHLFADKHFPESSKQQVVDMVENLREVYKDRVMGLTWMGEETKQKALAKLNAFTYKIGYPDKYKDYSDLDVNRESLLMNGISMSQYLSKRNLDKLNKPVDKGEWFMGAHIVNAYYNPSNNEIVFPAGILQPPFFNPDADDAINYGAIGGVIGHEFTHGFDDQGSKYGPDGNLENWWTEEDRANFDLLAQAMIDQYSAYEPLEGVKVNGALTLGENIADLGGLTLGYHAYLKSREGKSAVPDIDGFTDRQRVFLGWAQVWQLSYKDARLANQVLTDPHAPAMYRVVGPMSNMDEFEEAFGCGGDMMRENEERIQIW, translated from the coding sequence ATGAGGAATTCATTTTTTATTGCATCCGGTGTGGCACTGGGACTGGTGGGAGGTCTGACTTCCTGTACCACCCCCGGCGGCACGGGTGAAGCCGGGCACCATGGTCATGACCATGTTCACGTGCCAGCATTTGAAGTGTCCAGCTTGGATACTTCCATCGCCCCTTGTCACGACTTTTTCCAATACACTTCTGGTGGTTGGATCGAAAACAACCCCATTCCCGAGACTGAAGGTCGCTGGGGACGTTTCAATTTGCTCGGCGAAGAAAACAATGCCAAGCTCAAGGCCATCATGGAAGAACTCGTAGCTTCCGAGGAATTGGCCAAAGGTTCTCACCAGCAATTGGTGGGTGACTACTTCTACACAGCGATGGACTCCGCCAAGATCGAAGCCGATGGGTTGAAATACATTCAGCCATACTTGGACGCGATCGTTGCGGTTGCTTCTATCGAGGAGATGGTCGAGCTCCTAGCCAAACATCAGACCATGGGATTCGGTGGCCCATACGCCATGTATGTGAGCCCTGACCAGAAAAACTCCGAGGTCCACGTTTTGGGATTCTCCCAGAGTGGATTGGGTCTGCCTGACCGCGACTACTATTTGAAGGACGACGAACGCTCCACAGGAATTCAGGAAGCTTACCGCAAGCACATCGCCAATATGTTTGTATTGGCAGGTGGTGAGGAAGCCAAAGCTCAGGCTGATGCGCAAGCCATCTATGACCTCGAAACCAAGATGGCCGAGATCCAGATGAGCCGCGTGGATCGCCGTAACCCTTACAATACCTACAACAACATGACCGTGGCTGATCTACAGGCGAGCGCTCCTGGCCTGTTGATCGATCGTTACATGGCCACTCGCGGGTATGACGTGGACACTCTGATCGTGGGAATGCCTGACTACGCTGCGGGATTGAGCAAGTTGTTCCAGTCCGAGTCCCTCGATACTTGGAAGGCTTACATGCATTTCCATGCACTTTCTTCCAAAGCGTCTCAATTGCCTAAGGTGTTTGTAGAGGAGAACTTCGATTTCTACAGCCGCACCTTGCGGGGTACGCAGGAGATGAAGCCTCGCTGGAAGCGTGCGTTGGCATTTGTAGGAGGTGGACTGGGTGAGCAAGTGGGACACTTGTTTGCAGACAAGCACTTCCCCGAGTCCTCCAAGCAGCAAGTGGTAGACATGGTAGAGAACCTCCGCGAAGTCTACAAAGACCGCGTGATGGGCTTGACATGGATGGGTGAAGAAACCAAGCAGAAGGCGCTCGCCAAATTGAACGCCTTTACCTACAAGATCGGATATCCCGACAAGTACAAAGACTACAGCGATCTCGATGTGAATCGCGAGTCCCTGCTGATGAATGGCATCTCCATGAGCCAGTACCTCAGCAAGCGCAATCTCGACAAGCTCAACAAGCCTGTTGACAAGGGAGAGTGGTTCATGGGCGCGCACATCGTGAATGCCTACTACAATCCTTCCAACAACGAGATTGTATTCCCGGCGGGCATCTTGCAGCCTCCATTCTTCAATCCTGATGCAGATGACGCGATCAACTACGGTGCGATCGGTGGTGTAATCGGACACGAATTCACCCACGGGTTTGACGATCAAGGTTCCAAGTACGGACCTGATGGCAACCTCGAGAACTGGTGGACAGAGGAAGACCGCGCAAACTTCGACCTCTTGGCGCAGGCCATGATCGATCAGTACAGCGCCTACGAGCCATTGGAAGGGGTGAAGGTGAACGGAGCATTGACCCTCGGTGAGAACATCGCCGACTTGGGTGGATTGACCCTCGGATACCACGCCTACCTGAAGTCTCGCGAAGGCAAATCTGCTGTGCCTGATATCGACGGATTTACCGATCGTCAGCGCGTATTCCTCGGATGGGCACAAGTATGGCAGCTTTCCTACAAGGATGCACGTCTCGCCAACCAAGTGTTGACCGACCCACATGCTCCAGCCATGTACCGCGTAGTCGGACCGATGTCCAACATGGACGAGTTCGAAGAAGCGTTCGGTTGCGGTGGCGACATGATGCGTGAAAACGAAGAGCGTATCCAGATCTGGTAG
- a CDS encoding carbon-nitrogen hydrolase family protein produces MPQSLTVALAQIAPIWLDRERTLDKMIHQTGKAAQQGAQLIAFGEALLPGYPFWLEPTHAANFNDPIQQDLHAHYLDQAVQIEAGHLDRLREACADHQIAAYVGCIERPQDRAGHTAYCSLVYIDPRGEIQSVHRKLMPTYEERLSWGIGDGHGLRTHSLGDFTVGGLNCWENWMPMARATMYAQGVNVHIAVWPGGPHNTQDITRFIAQEGRTYVLSVSGLMRQSDIGDPLPHADLIRQHTGDWLARGGSCIAAPDGSWLVEPVNDREELLVAALDLAEVRKARQNFDPSGHYARPDVFQLKVDRKRQGMVDFGE; encoded by the coding sequence ATGCCCCAATCCCTCACTGTCGCCCTTGCCCAAATCGCCCCCATCTGGCTAGATCGCGAACGCACGCTCGACAAGATGATCCACCAAACCGGAAAGGCCGCACAGCAGGGCGCGCAACTCATCGCATTCGGGGAGGCGCTGCTACCTGGCTATCCATTCTGGCTCGAACCGACGCATGCCGCCAATTTCAACGACCCGATCCAGCAGGACCTGCATGCGCATTATCTGGATCAGGCGGTGCAGATCGAGGCGGGACATCTCGACCGACTGCGGGAAGCCTGTGCCGATCACCAAATCGCGGCCTATGTCGGCTGCATCGAGCGCCCACAAGATCGGGCGGGACACACGGCCTATTGCTCGCTGGTGTACATCGATCCGCGTGGCGAGATCCAATCGGTCCACCGCAAACTGATGCCCACGTACGAAGAACGCCTGAGTTGGGGGATCGGCGACGGGCATGGATTGCGGACGCATTCGTTGGGAGATTTCACGGTCGGAGGCCTCAATTGCTGGGAAAATTGGATGCCGATGGCACGCGCCACGATGTATGCGCAGGGCGTCAATGTTCACATCGCGGTATGGCCGGGCGGTCCGCACAATACACAAGACATCACCCGATTTATCGCGCAGGAGGGCCGGACGTATGTGCTTTCGGTGTCGGGGCTCATGCGCCAATCGGACATCGGAGATCCCCTCCCGCATGCCGATCTGATCCGCCAACACACGGGAGATTGGCTGGCTCGGGGCGGTTCCTGCATCGCCGCACCGGATGGAAGCTGGCTCGTCGAACCCGTCAATGACCGCGAAGAATTGCTGGTGGCAGCTCTGGATCTGGCGGAAGTCCGCAAAGCCCGGCAGAATTTCGATCCTTCGGGGCACTATGCGCGACCGGATGTATTCCAGCTCAAAGTCGATCGCAAGCGGCAGGGCATGGTGGATTTTGGGGAGTGA
- the dinB gene encoding DNA polymerase IV, with translation MSGVSPIRSIVHMDLDTFFVSVERLKDSRLNGLPLLIGGTGDRAVVSSCSYEARTFGIRSGMPMRMARRMCPQAITISGDFEAYSQYSGMVSEIVAESSPLYEKASIDEFYIDMTGMDRYFGCYKWAGELRQRIIHETGLPISFGLSVNKLVSKVATGEAKPNGQLQIPFTNVQQFLEPMPVFKIPMIGPKLGRTLTYMGVPSVGKLRQIPKPVLERAFGKTGIMLFRKARGEDDAPVTPHHEAKSMSTERTFQTDTMDVKMLRSLVTRMAEQLAFRLRDDHKLCACVAVKIRYANFETVSKQLRIPYSARDEELIPLVLRLFEQLYQKRVRVRLVGVKFSQLVSGRPQLNMFQDMHRQADLYDALDAIKHKYGKESIGKASGWVPPKSP, from the coding sequence ATGTCAGGGGTATCTCCCATCCGGTCCATCGTACACATGGACCTGGACACCTTCTTCGTGTCCGTCGAACGGCTCAAGGACAGCCGGCTCAACGGACTACCATTGCTTATCGGTGGCACGGGCGACCGGGCGGTCGTCTCGTCCTGTAGCTACGAGGCACGGACCTTCGGCATCCGATCGGGCATGCCCATGCGAATGGCCCGCCGCATGTGTCCGCAAGCCATCACGATTTCGGGGGATTTCGAGGCGTACAGCCAATATTCGGGCATGGTCTCGGAGATTGTCGCCGAATCGTCGCCCCTCTACGAAAAGGCCTCCATCGATGAATTCTACATCGACATGACGGGCATGGATCGCTATTTCGGCTGCTACAAGTGGGCGGGCGAACTCCGGCAGCGCATCATCCACGAGACGGGACTCCCGATCTCATTTGGGCTATCGGTCAACAAGCTCGTCTCCAAAGTCGCGACCGGCGAGGCCAAACCCAATGGCCAACTACAGATCCCATTCACCAATGTCCAGCAGTTCCTCGAACCCATGCCGGTCTTCAAAATCCCCATGATCGGCCCCAAACTCGGCAGGACCCTCACCTATATGGGCGTGCCGTCCGTCGGCAAACTCCGGCAGATCCCCAAACCTGTACTCGAACGGGCGTTCGGCAAAACGGGGATCATGCTCTTCCGCAAGGCCCGGGGCGAAGACGATGCCCCAGTCACCCCCCATCACGAGGCCAAATCCATGTCCACCGAGCGCACCTTCCAGACCGACACGATGGATGTGAAGATGCTCCGCTCGCTGGTGACACGCATGGCCGAACAGCTCGCATTCCGGTTGCGGGACGACCACAAACTCTGCGCATGTGTGGCCGTCAAGATCCGCTACGCCAATTTCGAGACGGTCAGCAAGCAGCTCCGCATCCCCTACTCCGCCCGCGACGAGGAACTTATCCCGCTGGTTTTGCGGCTATTCGAGCAATTGTACCAGAAGCGGGTCCGTGTCCGGCTTGTCGGGGTAAAGTTCAGCCAGCTCGTCTCGGGGCGGCCGCAGCTCAACATGTTCCAGGACATGCATCGCCAAGCGGATCTCTACGACGCGCTCGATGCGATCAAGCACAAATACGGCAAGGAGTCCATCGGCAAAGCCAGCGGGTGGGTACCGCCCAAATCTCCGTGA
- a CDS encoding WYL domain-containing protein encodes MRRTSRRFTIHDLIEACIEATAQFHPDDKSISKRTVQRDIKFMREELGAPIIVEDRKYYLYSDPSFSLESTPVTEDDGILLHEIRQMLQTYHEFQQTRELDAFIARIEQSIHGTLSPNQKIVELDHFDRVPGRQYVATLYGAISKQQPLLVTYRPFHDGQASEAPFSISPYLLKTYNSRWYALSYNHAIGQLVQIGLERIIDLQPSDEDFHPPTGIQLDRYFADRIGVSADFGAMPESVQIWVKPKQVAYVRSRPWHESQQEISQDESGMVIQLHLIINYELCAKILSFGPGVKVLSPPSLVQKIQDTVTEMMNRYTEEIQA; translated from the coding sequence ATGAGACGCACCAGCCGCCGATTTACCATCCACGACCTCATCGAAGCCTGTATCGAGGCGACCGCCCAATTCCACCCCGACGACAAATCCATCTCCAAACGTACCGTCCAACGCGACATCAAATTCATGCGCGAGGAACTGGGCGCGCCCATCATCGTGGAAGATCGCAAATACTACCTCTACAGCGACCCCAGCTTCTCCCTCGAAAGCACCCCCGTGACCGAAGACGATGGGATTCTCCTCCACGAGATCCGGCAGATGCTCCAGACCTACCACGAATTTCAGCAAACCCGCGAACTGGACGCCTTCATCGCACGCATCGAACAATCCATTCATGGGACCCTCAGCCCCAATCAGAAGATCGTCGAACTGGACCATTTTGACCGTGTGCCCGGCCGTCAATATGTCGCTACCCTCTACGGGGCCATTTCCAAGCAACAGCCACTCCTCGTTACCTACCGCCCCTTCCATGACGGACAGGCTTCAGAGGCCCCATTTTCTATCAGCCCCTATCTTCTCAAAACCTACAACAGCCGCTGGTACGCCCTTTCGTACAACCATGCCATAGGCCAATTGGTGCAGATCGGGCTCGAACGCATCATTGACCTCCAACCCAGCGACGAGGATTTCCATCCCCCGACCGGCATCCAGCTCGACCGCTATTTTGCCGATCGCATTGGCGTCTCGGCCGATTTCGGCGCCATGCCCGAGTCAGTCCAGATCTGGGTGAAGCCCAAGCAAGTTGCCTATGTCCGCTCCCGCCCTTGGCACGAGTCCCAGCAGGAGATTTCCCAAGACGAATCCGGCATGGTCATCCAGCTCCACCTCATCATCAATTACGAACTCTGCGCCAAGATCCTCTCATTTGGCCCCGGAGTGAAAGTCCTTTCTCCTCCATCTCTCGTCCAAAAAATTCAAGATACGGTGACAGAGATGATGAATCGATACACAGAAGAGATTCAGGCCTAG
- a CDS encoding CRISPR-associated endonuclease Cas6 has product MIQDAFHLKVLKVVFDTEIAPWEVPAFRGAVANKAGHEHVLFHNHDGEKYRYSYPLIQYKRLGRKPALVCLGDGVEEVHRFFEQRDWGIEISGRRLEMVIDRMEVTTSHLEVLDKQAPFKIKDWIALSQKNWGEYNSLEREVDRIIYLEKKLTANILSFAKGIGWHVDNEIQTQITSPVKIHSVNHKRVAFQGHDLEFKVNIQLPSGIGLGKAASSGCGLILKNDSPSNFAA; this is encoded by the coding sequence ATGATACAAGATGCTTTTCACTTAAAGGTACTGAAGGTGGTATTTGATACTGAAATCGCACCTTGGGAGGTGCCAGCCTTCCGTGGTGCGGTAGCGAACAAAGCGGGACACGAGCATGTCCTTTTCCACAATCACGATGGGGAAAAATACAGGTATAGTTACCCGCTCATCCAATACAAGCGCCTAGGCCGAAAACCCGCGCTGGTATGTCTTGGCGACGGCGTAGAGGAGGTGCACCGGTTCTTCGAGCAGCGGGATTGGGGAATCGAGATCTCAGGGCGGCGGTTGGAGATGGTAATAGACAGGATGGAGGTGACTACATCCCATCTGGAGGTTCTGGATAAACAAGCGCCTTTTAAGATCAAGGATTGGATTGCATTGAGCCAAAAGAACTGGGGAGAATATAACTCACTGGAGCGGGAGGTCGACCGGATCATATATCTGGAAAAGAAGTTAACTGCCAATATTCTGTCTTTTGCCAAAGGAATTGGATGGCATGTAGACAATGAAATCCAAACACAAATCACTAGTCCTGTCAAAATACATTCCGTCAACCACAAACGAGTTGCCTTTCAGGGGCATGACTTGGAGTTCAAGGTGAATATCCAGTTGCCATCAGGAATTGGACTTGGGAAAGCTGCGAGTTCCGGTTGTGGACTAATCTTGAAAAATGATTCACCTTCAAATTTTGCGGCATGA
- the cmr1 gene encoding type III-B CRISPR module RAMP protein Cmr1 yields the protein MSIYKCKVLTPMFMAGADQTKAELRSASFKGALRFWWRALYGGKDVRGMRKQERELFGGVGENGEARRSKVLLRVVGKPNGSKAPISTKKDFQVNGHEVSIFSYLGYGSMGSNNALQEYIPQSTAFELTVDCPEEFKEQIENSLAVMASIGGVGARSRNGFGTFEVLESSIPSAEAVFQRFASGEINSYTSLSDKSRLFKTTDSFESPLEAFRTIGLLYRKARLDIDDPKIYDNRKFIGAPLNQDKLIISKPRSEKKELNRHSKPFFIGVEKTDSETYNGYLAYLPYRFLEKHDEAKDPNLQRNYFHAMELMNSIFSQSSALTEV from the coding sequence ATGAGTATATATAAATGTAAGGTGCTGACCCCCATGTTTATGGCTGGGGCAGATCAGACTAAGGCAGAGTTACGATCTGCTTCATTTAAAGGAGCTTTGCGATTTTGGTGGCGGGCGCTTTATGGAGGGAAGGATGTAAGGGGAATGCGCAAACAGGAGCGCGAACTATTTGGAGGGGTAGGTGAAAATGGAGAAGCTAGAAGAAGTAAGGTGCTTCTAAGGGTAGTGGGAAAGCCAAATGGAAGTAAGGCTCCAATTTCAACGAAAAAAGACTTTCAGGTAAACGGACATGAAGTAAGCATATTTAGCTATTTAGGATATGGTTCAATGGGTAGCAATAATGCCTTACAAGAATACATTCCTCAAAGTACTGCTTTTGAATTGACGGTAGATTGTCCAGAAGAATTTAAAGAGCAAATAGAAAACAGCTTGGCTGTTATGGCAAGTATAGGGGGAGTAGGTGCTAGATCAAGGAATGGATTTGGAACTTTTGAAGTTCTAGAAAGTTCCATTCCTAGTGCAGAAGCTGTTTTTCAGCGATTCGCATCAGGGGAGATAAACTCCTACACTTCCCTTTCTGATAAGTCTCGACTTTTTAAAACTACCGATAGTTTTGAAAGCCCATTAGAAGCTTTTCGTACAATTGGTTTATTGTACAGAAAGGCAAGACTAGATATCGATGACCCTAAAATATATGACAATCGAAAATTTATTGGTGCACCTCTTAATCAGGATAAACTCATAATATCTAAACCTAGGTCGGAAAAGAAAGAATTGAACAGACATTCCAAACCATTTTTCATAGGAGTGGAAAAAACAGATAGTGAAACATATAATGGATATTTAGCATATCTGCCTTATAGGTTTCTAGAAAAACATGATGAAGCTAAGGATCCAAACTTGCAGCGCAATTATTTTCATGCTATGGAACTTATGAATAGTATTTTTTCACAATCCTCAGCACTAACCGAAGTTTAA